The sequence aacagatttgtaaattacttctattaaaaaaaatcttaatccttccagtacttattagctgctgaatactacagaggaaattcttttctttttggaacacagagctctctgctgacatcatgaccacagtgctctctactgacatctctgtccattttaggaactgtccagtgcagcatatgttttctatggggattttctcctactctggacagttccaaaaatggacagagatgtcagcagagaacattgtgctcgtgatgtcagcagagagctctgtgttccaaaaagaaaataatttcttctgtagtattcagcagctaataagtactggaaggattaagatttttttaatagacgtaatttacaaatctgtttaactttctggcaccagttgatttaaaggggtactcccatggaagactttttttttttttttttttaaatcaactggtgccagaaagttaaacagatttgtaaatcccttctattaaaaaatcttaatccttccagtactttttaggggctgtatactaaagagaaatccaaaaaagaaatgcatttcctctgatgtcacgaccacagcgctctctgctgacctctgctgtccattttaggaactgtctagagcaggagaaaatcctcatagcaaacatatgctgctctggacagttcctaaaatggacagcagaggtcagcagagagcactgtggtcaggacttcacaggaaatgcatttcttttttggatttctctttagtatacagcccctaaaaagtactggaaggattaagattttttaatagaagtgatttacaaatctgttttactttctggcaccagttgatttaaaaaaaaaaaaaaaaaaaaaaaaaagttttccatgggagtacccctttaaatcaactggtgccagaaagttaaacagatttgtaaattacttctattaaaaaaaatcttaatccttccagtacttattagctgctgaatactacagaagaaattattttctacccctataagggttttcataacggaacattaaacggatgaattttaatgTGAATGATAACatagaacaatgtttcccaaccagggtgcctccagctgttgcaaaactacaactcccagcatgcccggacagccttcggctgtccgggcatgctgggagttgtagttttgcaacagctggaggcaccctggttgggaaacactgacatagaacgTCATTTTATTCTGCATTATTACTATTGACGTCGCCTTTTTTTCCGTCAGATTCCTTCTGTGAGCCCAATAAGATGTTCTACCAGTGTAAGCCGTGCCCAAGGACCTGCGGTAACCAGGAAATCCCATGTCTGAAGATCTGTCAGCCGGAATGTTACTGCAAACCTGGCTTTATCCTGGCATCGCCCACCTCCACCACCTGCATCCCCGAGGCTCAGTGCACGTCCTGTGGGGTCAACGCCAAATTCACGGACTGTAACTCTCACTGCCAGGACACCTGTGATAACTACCTGCAGGTGGACAGGGCCTGCCCCATGATGTGCCAGCCCGGCTGCGTCTGCGAGAAGGGCTACGTGATGTACAACAACCAGTGTATCAAGCCCATTCTGTGCCCCAACAGGTCCCGAGGTGTTCCCCCAATATTATTACCCCTATTAGCCGGGAGGGCTCCAAACCCCACCAACAGAGCCACCTAAACCTTTATTGCCTGGGTCATGTAACCTGCTATTTAAGTGCACTTTATGTATTTTTTCTGTATTTGCTTCTAATAAAATTATTGTATTTTGATTTTATGTGATTTTTAGGTATCTTAATATTGGGTTGGGCTCAAAAACAGATTTtttactgtactgatcctgagttatatcctgtattatactccagagctgtactcgctattctgctggtgaggtcactgtgtacatacattacattactgatcctgtactgaccctgagttatatcctgtattataccccagagctatactcactattctgctggtgaggtcactgtgtacatacattacattacttatcctgtactgatcctgagttatatcctgtattatactccagaactgtactcactattctgctggtgaggtcactgtgtacatacattacattacttatcctatactgatcctgattatatcctgtattatactccagaactgtactcactattctgctggtgagatcactgtgtacatacattacattacttatcctgtactgatcctgattatatcctgtattatactccagagctgtactcactattctgctggtgaggtcactgtgtacatacattacattacttatcctgtactgatcctgagttatatcctgtattatactccagagctgtactcactattctgctggtgaggtcactgtgtacatacattacattacttatcctgtactgatcctgagttatatcctgtattatactgcagagctgtactcactattctgctggtgaggtcactgtgtacatacattacattacttatcctgtactgaccctgagttatatcctgtattataccccagagctgtactcactattctgctggtgaggtcactgtgtacatacattacattacttatcctgtactgatcctgagttatatcctgtattataccccagagctgtactcactattctgctggtgaggtcactgtgtacatacatcacattacttatcctgtactgatcctgagttatatcctgtattatactccagagctgtcctcactattctgctggtgaggtcactgtgtacatacattacattacttatcctgtactgacccagagttatatcctgtattatactccagagctgtactcactattctgctggtgaggtcactgtgtttatacattacttatcctgtactgatcctgagttatatcctgtattataccccagagctgtactcactattctgctggtgaggtcactgtgtttatacattacttatcctgtactgatcctgagttatatcctgtattatactccagagctgtactcactattctgctggtgaggtcactgtgaatatacattacattacttatcctatataagcagaatataataatataagaatataagcagaggcccctactttcacccccaaaacctgggaaaacgtattgactcgagtataagcctagggggaaaaatacatcatcccccctgtcataatccagacccccgtcatcatcacccccagtctatatcccccTGCCATCATCCAGACCGCCCCCTCCGTCATCATATAGGCCCCCCtcgttgtctactcacctccccagttcccTCAGTCCTGTTgcttagtagctgcagggaccgtccgcattccggtggggagggtgagccggtctgggctgtccatcttcatcgggaggccctcttcttcgCACTGGGCTGACTCCAGACTAGTGACGCTACATTGACGACGACGCACTGGGACGTCCGTGTGCAGggacgcccctgacgtcacggacgtctgttgcgcacggacgtccctgtgcggcgGCTAGTTGGATGGTCCCTTCAgcaaagatggatggcccgggccaacccccccccctcaccaccaCCCCCTAatggtatattttttttcactcgagtataaactgaggggggcattttcagcacgaaaaattgtgctgaaaaactcggcttatactcgagtatatacggtattaaaaTCTTCTCTAATAAATTCTAATTATAATGCGACAATCTTCTAATCCTCCCCACCCAGTAATATCAGGTTTATATTACTCGGCCCCTGATAATGTCCTAGATGATGTCTCAGATACCTTGGAATTCCCTAACAGGTTCTCCAAGTCAAAAATATGTGGAGCAACCGGACCCATGGGGTCAAAGGTCTATTGTCTATTCTGAGGAACCCTCCAAAACATTGTTGGCTTCCTGTAGGGGCCACTGATGATTTGGGGAGACAATAATAGAAATAAGATAGGGAACGGCTCTGACACATATTCACTTCTGTGGGAGGATGAGCAGCCCATCCCTGCTgggtcttcaggagactgggaaagctgggtggcacgcattatgcgtgccacccagctttcccagtctcctgaagagctccAACATGGCTGTTGTATTTCCTGAAATGGCATTGATTTACAATATTGATTGACAAcaaaacattttgtaataaaaaataaaaaaatctcaataaaATGATACAGaagcatgtattctgtactgtgaCCACTAGAGGTCACTACTTTCACAAGGCTAATCATCCAGTTTTActgaaccccttaaaggggtattccggtggaaaaaaaaattttttaatcaactggtgcctgaaagttaaaaatagatttgtaaattacttatattaaaatatctgtatccttccagtacttattagctgctatatactacagagaacgtAACAGGTAAAGAGAGATCACCGGTGAAAATgtgcttatcccctatgcacaggataggggataagtagctgattgtagGTGGGTGAATGGGGGGGGTTGGGTACGACCCCCGCAAACTCCAGGACGGAACCCGGCAGccggcacgcgctccattcagGTATATGGAAGCACTGTAAAGGCCCAAGTACAGCACTTCGGACATCATCGGCGCTcatatagaaattaatggagcgcgTGCCGTCTAACGGTGGATGACATGCGCTCCTTACTGAGAGAGCTTGAAGATCGCAGGGTATCCCTgttgatagaggataagttaatttttgccggagttctcctttaagagaaATGAGATGAGTGAGTTGAGCCCGTCACTTTGAGGTGACATCGGTTCAGTGCAATTTTGAACATTATGGCAGTAAAAATAACAGAATGAATGAGGAACATGTGGCGTTTTGGCAACTTGATGAAAAGAGGAAGTATTGGGGCGGTGAtatgacatcagggtagcccagcatacctctcagctatcagcaagatcacatgaccccaggttatccaATCAATGCTTTTATTTATGTGCCAGACAGCCCCCAacaggacacatcacagcggtgGGTTTAAGAGGCGATAAAACCCCATCTACTGCATTGTggctgccattttggagaaagaaAGCTATGAGAGAGCAAggactactgatcccagaaagccttcaaAAATCCTATACAATTTCAAAGCAAGCTGAGAAAGCATTAATCAGTGGGCTGAGCTCAGACAGAGACCTCCTGTCCCATGCAAtatagttggtgcactacaaatcccagccagcagtgaacaagcccataaaagctGTCACATAACAAATGGAGCAAAGCATTAATCAGTCACTTCAGACAGTGACCACCTCTCACCTGCAGTGCTGTGTACAATTGgcgcactacaaatcccagccagcagtgaacaagcccataaaagctatcacattacaagtGGAGCAAAGCATTAATCAGTCACTTCAGACAGTGACCTCCACTCACCTCCAGTGCTGTGTAcaattggtgcactacaaatcccagccagcagtgaacAAGCCCATCAAAGCTATTACATTACAAATACCTAGGAAACTAAGCAAGGCAGTGGGCTGACCTGCAATTTTACAACACTACGTTTTAAAAGTGCATGCATGTGGAATAGTAATTTAAGGccaagttatgtgtattttctgggtttatgtgtattttctgggggggggggggggggagggcagcagcgggacccccacaatcagacatcttatacccttatATCccactaaatgttttatatacaatttttctattctcctattataaaatataatattattataatataattgATCAACTGGCTTCTAGGGtaacaatgtaacaaaaaaatcTTCAAAATATTGACATAATCACAAAAGACAACAATGACTGTCTCAAAAAGTTGGTCTGGTTTCTCTGTCTTTCCGAGCCGCCCCAAGATGGAGCCcaggcagggacgtgcacacatagacttaaaaaggggcttgagcccctgcccttttaatgTACTTGCCCTATAATGTCCTCACTGATTGGGACCTTCGTGGGGGGATGTGGGTCCCATTCAGCTAACTTGACCGCTAAATGTCCCTTCAAGAACTgtgttgtttttaaaaaaaaaatttattaagaagtgcccttttttcagcttgagccccccccccctccataatgTCTGTGCCCGTCCCTGAGCTCAGGATTACAGAGTTTATTCTGTAACATAAAGCAGCGCTAATCCTCTGCAAGGTAAAAGGCTTCATACAATGGGCTGgaattttttgctttttaaaaaaaataaaaaaaatgtgacaaaTATTTGTAGCCTGAGGCGAAGCAAAAATACTGCTCCGGTGTGAACAATAGTTGAAGCATTGCCAGGAGCGCATACGGGTATGAAGGTCACGATCGCGGTGGAGGAAATCTTACGCAATAGATTAGAGTTAGTGAAAGTGTTCAGTGCACAAGAACTtctgcagcacccggcacagaatgcaagCAGAATAACTTAAAgagatactattttttttttttttttttatagatttcagactcatgctggagtcctaaatctcagactgcagccgggacacagacaagctcagcactgctccctggcagggagcagtgctgagcttgtctgtgtcccggctgcagtctgagatttaggactccatcaggagtctgaaatctatatataaaaaaatgcttgtggccaggactggtagggagacccctagtggtcattttttcaaagtggaaaataaagtagaaagaagcacattttttaataacatgcaattggaaagttattctgcatacattaatctataatatatcaaaagttttttttgttgttgatgaAAGTTAACCTTTAAGTTATTTCGCTTTTAGGCAGTTTTTCAAAGTGAAACGGCAGTATAAATGTGCCCGGGCATGCTGCGTACTGGTTTGGATTATTGTACTTGTCTCTGCAGCTTCCGTATagctaataataatgataataacaataataataagctTCATATATGAGTCAGAATACTTCACGTGCATCGGGAGGATGAGCCATTTGCGCACTTGCCCTTCTGGTTCCCTGGTTGTAATACTGGTATGTGCTGCATGGTTGGAGACGCAAGGAACAACTCCCACAGCGAGGTGTATATAGATCCCTCCTGTATCCAGGGTAAGTAGCTGAACAATCACTTTCTTGGCTTTTTACGTCTTTTAGGAAATGATGGCTCTTGAGGGTGTTGGTGGAAAAGGTGACGCATACGATATCCCGGCTTTAATGCGATGTAATAGGTGATATGTTGGATTATGGGACAGTCATAGTATGTAAATTCACCCAGGAGGGTGGAGAACTTTTTTGGACACCATTAATCCAGTGTTATCTCCGACCATCGGGGCTGTCAGGTGTCGGAATCGCTTCTTTTTGCCCCTAAGATTATGAGATTTCTGAGATTATTTTCGCATTTCTGTGCTTGGATCAATCATTTTAGTAGCTTATTGTctttattaggctgcattcacaccacgtttttgcaataccgttcccgtatcaggtttttgatgaaaaaacgggttcctcaaaacctgaccaaactgtatcaaaacgtgtgtacaaattttaacccatatacggtttgaaaaatggtgtccggttgcatacatttttttttttaaagaaaaaaacgtatacgtttttacttttaactccattttgaataaagtttcacttgtttgattgaaattcccccaaaaaaaactgtgcaaagtcaaaaactggatggtgaaaactggatggaactgtatgcacatatggttctgtacggttcccagtgactcccatgttaaaaaaaaaaaaaaacgtaaacagtttaatacagtttttcacccggaccataaaacgtggtagactacgcttttgggtacgggtaaaaaaccggacaaaaccgtatgagatgcaaaacggactaaaccagatgatgcgtttgacatacagtttacaaagttaaaggggtattccaggcaaattattttttatatatatcaactggctccggaaagttaaacagatttgtaaattacttctattaaaaaatcttaatccttccaatagttattagcttctgaagttttctgtctaactgctcaatgatgatgtcacgtcccgggagctgtgcattatgggagaatatccccataggaactgcacagctcccgggacgtgagtcatcagagagcagttagacagaaaacaacaactcaacttcagaagctaataaccattggaaggattaagattttttaatagaagtaatttacaaatctgtttaactttccggagccagttgatatatataaaaaaaagttttggcttggaatacccctttaagtcaatgcatacggttttctatacagttccatatggtttttaacctgaaaccgtatacgggaactataTAGCATAAACGTGGTGTTCGTGCACCCTAAGTCATGTGTTGGTGGACGATCATTGCTTCGTGGTTTAGTTATTCCCAGTGAacattaacattagtgtgaataggTCTCCCGCGAGAaccttcacactgaggaattgatcTGCGCAAATAAAGAACCtcttcattcttaaaggggtacttcattttttatttttttttatttaaatcaactggtgccagaaagttatacttccagtacttatttgctgctgtatgctccacgggaagttcttttttttttttatttcctttctatccgaccacagtgctctctgctgacacctctgtccatgtcaggaactatccagagtaggagcaaatccccatagcaaacctctcctgctctggatagttcctaaaatggacagaggtgacagcagagagcacggtggtcagacagaaaaaaaaaaaaaatatataaatatatatatatatatatatatatatatatatatatatatatatatatataagaacttCCTTGGTattat is a genomic window of Hyla sarda isolate aHylSar1 chromosome 10, aHylSar1.hap1, whole genome shotgun sequence containing:
- the LOC130294129 gene encoding zonadhesin-like is translated as MMNRMTLRVFLILGIFTVLGISQELAALQPNSFCEPNKMFYQCKPCPRTCGNQEIPCLKICQPECYCKPGFILASPTSTTCIPEAQCTSCGVNAKFTDCNSHCQDTCDNYLQVDRACPMMCQPGCVCEKGYVMYNNQCIKPILCPNRSRGVPPILLPLLAGRAPNPTNRAT